Proteins from a single region of Fodinibius sp. Rm-B-1B1-1:
- a CDS encoding GntG family PLP-dependent aldolase, with protein MIDLRSDTVTTPTAEMRKVMADAKVGDDVFGEDPTVNALEKKIAKMFGFEAGLFTPSGTMANQLAVNMLTDQGDEVLIEETGHIFNYESTAASHLSSVLLRPLKGQKGKLSADLLKDTVRGQKEWEPQTRVIALENSTNKGGGCCYTEQELAAISSFATQNELGIHLDGARIWNAMTATNTAPSFYSRIADTMSVCFSKGLGAPVGSMLLSSQENITGARRMRKMWGGGMRQIGLLAAAADYAIEHHLSKLKEDHRRARELAETVSQCSQLSIDLESVETNILIFDVNGMPAEQAVELLAEEGIKVVPFGPQTLRATFHFQIDDEDLQRVKGAFYSIFN; from the coding sequence ATGATTGACTTGCGAAGTGATACGGTAACGACTCCAACTGCTGAGATGCGAAAAGTGATGGCGGATGCGAAGGTTGGGGATGACGTCTTTGGGGAAGATCCCACCGTGAATGCACTTGAAAAGAAGATAGCCAAAATGTTTGGTTTTGAGGCCGGACTTTTTACGCCCAGCGGCACCATGGCTAATCAGTTGGCGGTAAACATGTTAACGGATCAGGGAGATGAAGTCCTCATCGAGGAAACGGGGCATATTTTTAATTACGAGTCCACGGCAGCATCGCATTTGTCGTCCGTTCTTCTGCGACCGTTGAAGGGCCAAAAAGGCAAATTGTCAGCCGATCTGCTAAAGGATACGGTTCGCGGCCAAAAGGAATGGGAGCCCCAAACGAGAGTTATTGCCCTTGAAAACTCGACGAATAAGGGCGGGGGATGCTGTTATACCGAACAGGAGCTGGCAGCAATCAGCTCATTTGCCACCCAAAACGAGTTGGGTATCCATCTCGATGGTGCGCGAATCTGGAATGCGATGACTGCTACGAATACAGCTCCCAGTTTTTATAGCCGAATTGCCGATACGATGTCTGTATGCTTTAGCAAAGGACTTGGTGCGCCTGTGGGGTCGATGCTGTTGTCATCCCAGGAAAATATTACCGGAGCACGACGAATGCGTAAGATGTGGGGCGGGGGTATGCGTCAGATTGGGTTGCTGGCCGCCGCAGCCGATTATGCTATTGAGCATCATCTTTCAAAACTTAAAGAAGACCACCGCCGGGCACGCGAGCTGGCCGAAACAGTAAGTCAGTGCTCGCAGCTTTCCATTGATTTGGAATCCGTTGAAACCAATATTCTCATCTTTGATGTCAATGGTATGCCTGCAGAACAAGCGGTAGAATTGCTGGCAGAGGAAGGGATAAAAGTTGTACCA
- a CDS encoding glycoside hydrolase family 3 N-terminal domain-containing protein — protein sequence MQQKSFPHHPLVVIIAITFLFLGFQSCATFQQSTDNEEISGDIEQPSLLSKIDSVKKAEESQRKTDPQPSFEADTINVDTLLTQLSLKEKIGQLFSIRANGRYLSEDHSQYQRLLRKVQQYGVGGITFFSGDIYAQAVMTNKLQRAAKIPLWISQDMEYGAAMRIDGATRFTPAMGVAATQNPDYAYWMGKITAQEAKALGVHQIYAPVLDVNNNPQNPVINVRSFSADPSVVSVFGNKFIEGVRSENVISTAKHFPGHGDTNIDSHLSLPVINADFARLDTLELSPFRSAINNGINSIMSAHISFPAISPDTALPATMDPSIINSILADSLNFDGVVVSDGLEMRGISAHFSPGEAVIKALKAGVDLMLLSPDELTALHEIEQAVQSGDISEKRIDRSVRKLLQWKKQQGLFEDSQIDIDSLNKKINRRSHQLIADEISRKSLTLLKNDDNILPIRASEFENIMVVSVSDGSSGNAGSSFVSRLRNYHPNIKSHVLDQRTSKEDRRAMEQDAKDADLIIIGSFVYVRSGENTQMREEDLSFLQDLTQDKPSALIAFGNPYVVQDLPDINVQLMAWSAHSSQVRNTVPALFGGSEISGRLPINIPGMYAIDHGIHLPQTTLRDDEPEVAGLSPDSLSRIDDIMNEAVFDSTFPGGVVTVVKNGTVAYQRGFGYQSYDKLNKIDEDAIYDLASLTKVTATTPAIMKLVEEGEINVDDKVGKYIPEFSEGDKKNITIKNFLLHNSGLPPFRVYIDSLKSEEEIIKAVKNEPLTYQTGTDYRYSDLGFILLGEIIEKVTGQTLDEYVDDKFYHPLGMYNTFFNPHKRGTYITRRIPPTEIDTTYRDTTVHAYAHDERAYYLNGVAGHAGLFSTGGDLAKYCQMLLNDGWYAGHRFLKESTIETFTTQQSKQVNRGYGFDRKSDGFSTAGSLMSEKAFGHTGFTGTSYWMDPQNDLAVIILTNRTYPHRSYGKDISKIRAKIADIVMSSIVK from the coding sequence ATGCAGCAAAAATCATTCCCCCACCATCCCCTGGTTGTTATAATCGCCATTACTTTTCTCTTTTTAGGATTTCAGTCATGTGCCACATTCCAGCAAAGTACCGACAACGAAGAGATCAGTGGAGACATTGAACAACCCAGTTTACTTTCCAAAATTGATTCCGTAAAAAAGGCTGAAGAATCTCAAAGAAAGACCGACCCCCAACCTTCTTTTGAAGCTGACACTATTAATGTAGATACATTGCTGACCCAATTATCATTAAAAGAAAAAATTGGACAGCTCTTCTCTATTCGAGCCAACGGCCGTTATCTGAGTGAAGATCACTCCCAATATCAACGACTGCTGCGCAAGGTTCAGCAATATGGGGTAGGCGGCATCACCTTCTTTAGTGGAGATATTTATGCACAGGCGGTTATGACGAATAAGCTGCAACGTGCTGCAAAAATTCCACTCTGGATTTCTCAGGATATGGAATACGGAGCGGCTATGCGTATCGATGGTGCAACACGATTTACCCCGGCAATGGGAGTCGCGGCAACACAAAATCCCGATTATGCCTATTGGATGGGTAAAATCACTGCTCAGGAAGCTAAAGCATTAGGGGTACACCAAATTTATGCTCCGGTTTTGGACGTAAACAACAACCCACAGAATCCCGTCATTAACGTTCGATCTTTTTCAGCAGATCCCTCTGTTGTAAGTGTCTTCGGTAATAAATTTATTGAAGGTGTACGCTCCGAAAATGTTATTTCCACCGCCAAACATTTTCCCGGTCACGGCGATACCAATATTGATTCTCACCTTTCGCTACCGGTTATAAACGCCGATTTTGCCCGACTCGATACGTTGGAACTATCTCCATTTCGATCGGCAATAAATAATGGGATTAATAGTATCATGAGTGCTCACATTTCTTTTCCAGCTATTAGTCCCGACACGGCCCTGCCCGCTACCATGGATCCATCGATCATCAATAGCATTCTGGCTGACAGCCTCAACTTCGACGGCGTAGTAGTAAGTGATGGACTCGAAATGCGTGGAATATCGGCTCATTTTTCACCGGGAGAAGCCGTAATAAAAGCCCTTAAAGCCGGTGTAGACCTAATGCTGTTGAGTCCTGATGAGTTAACCGCCCTCCATGAGATTGAGCAGGCAGTACAATCAGGAGATATTTCTGAGAAACGCATTGATAGATCAGTCCGTAAGTTGCTTCAATGGAAAAAACAGCAGGGACTTTTCGAAGATAGCCAAATCGATATTGACAGCCTTAACAAAAAAATCAATCGACGCAGCCACCAACTTATTGCTGATGAAATCAGCCGAAAATCACTGACGCTGCTTAAAAATGATGATAACATCCTGCCTATTAGGGCTTCGGAATTCGAAAATATTATGGTGGTTTCTGTCTCGGATGGTAGTAGTGGAAATGCCGGCTCCTCTTTTGTATCTCGACTGCGTAACTATCATCCCAATATTAAATCCCATGTGCTGGATCAACGGACGAGTAAGGAAGATCGCAGAGCAATGGAACAGGATGCCAAAGACGCTGACCTTATTATAATCGGATCATTTGTGTATGTACGCTCTGGCGAAAATACACAAATGCGCGAAGAAGACTTATCCTTTTTGCAAGATCTTACACAAGATAAGCCCTCGGCTCTTATCGCTTTTGGAAACCCTTATGTGGTACAAGACCTCCCTGATATCAATGTACAGCTAATGGCATGGTCAGCCCATAGCAGCCAGGTTAGAAATACGGTACCTGCCCTTTTTGGTGGATCTGAGATCAGTGGCCGACTCCCCATCAATATACCGGGTATGTATGCTATCGATCACGGTATACACTTGCCTCAAACGACACTGCGCGACGATGAACCCGAGGTCGCAGGACTTTCACCCGACTCCCTCAGTCGCATTGATGATATCATGAATGAGGCAGTTTTTGATTCAACCTTTCCCGGCGGAGTTGTAACGGTAGTTAAAAATGGAACCGTCGCTTATCAACGCGGATTCGGTTACCAGTCATATGACAAACTCAACAAGATCGACGAAGATGCCATTTATGATTTGGCATCGCTCACAAAAGTAACAGCCACCACCCCGGCTATTATGAAACTTGTTGAAGAGGGAGAAATTAATGTGGATGATAAGGTTGGAAAATATATTCCGGAATTTAGTGAAGGAGATAAAAAGAATATCACCATCAAAAATTTCTTGCTCCATAACTCGGGGCTGCCTCCTTTTCGGGTATATATTGATTCTCTAAAATCAGAAGAAGAAATTATCAAGGCGGTTAAAAATGAACCACTCACGTATCAAACAGGTACCGACTACCGGTACAGCGATCTCGGATTTATTTTACTTGGCGAAATTATCGAAAAGGTAACCGGCCAAACGCTGGATGAATATGTAGACGACAAATTCTACCATCCACTGGGGATGTATAATACCTTTTTTAATCCCCATAAACGGGGAACATATATTACCCGACGTATTCCTCCTACCGAAATCGATACAACTTACCGGGATACTACCGTCCATGCTTACGCACATGACGAACGTGCTTATTATCTAAATGGAGTGGCCGGGCATGCCGGACTTTTTTCTACTGGTGGTGACTTGGCTAAATACTGTCAGATGCTGCTCAACGATGGATGGTATGCCGGTCATCGATTTTTGAAGGAATCAACGATCGAAACATTTACAACACAACAGTCTAAACAAGTCAATCGCGGATATGGGTTTGATCGTAAAAGTGATGGATTTAGCACAGCCGGATCGCTCATGAGTGAAAAAGCGTTTGGTCATACCGGCTTTACCGGAACCAGCTATTGGATGGACCCACAAAACGATTTGGCCGTCATCATTTTAACTAATAGAACCTATCCCCATCGCTCTTATGGGAAAGATATCAGCAAAATAAGAGCTAAGATTGCGGATATAGTAATGTCATCAATTGTTAAGTAA
- a CDS encoding 3-hydroxyacyl-CoA dehydrogenase family protein has protein sequence MKKVAVIGGGTMGNGICHVFAMNGIPVNLVEMDQELADKALSTIEKNLERMVKKEKIDTEQKVQALDNIETHTDTAVAVGDVDLVVEAVPENFELKKKVFSVVDEAAPDTAILASNTSSISITKLAATTARPGRFIGMHFFNPVPVMKLVEVVRGLDTDAEVVEIIEDTAELLGKNPVEVADYPGFVSNRVLMPMINEAIYCVYEGVAEPEDVDQVMKLGMAHPMGPLRLADFIGLDVCLDILNVLHDGFKDPKYRPCPLLVKMVDAGKLGDKSGEGFYKHD, from the coding sequence ATTAAAAAAGTAGCAGTTATTGGCGGTGGTACTATGGGGAACGGCATTTGTCATGTTTTTGCCATGAATGGTATTCCCGTGAATCTTGTGGAGATGGATCAAGAGTTGGCCGACAAAGCGTTGTCTACCATCGAGAAAAACCTTGAGCGAATGGTCAAGAAAGAGAAGATTGATACTGAACAAAAGGTGCAAGCGCTCGATAATATTGAAACGCATACCGATACCGCTGTGGCTGTTGGTGATGTGGATTTGGTGGTAGAGGCGGTGCCCGAAAATTTTGAACTGAAGAAGAAGGTATTTTCAGTCGTTGACGAGGCTGCTCCCGATACCGCTATTTTGGCTTCCAATACGTCGTCGATATCGATTACCAAACTTGCTGCTACCACGGCGCGCCCCGGACGTTTTATCGGGATGCACTTTTTTAATCCTGTGCCGGTAATGAAGCTGGTAGAGGTAGTGCGCGGACTTGATACTGATGCAGAGGTTGTTGAAATCATCGAAGATACTGCTGAGCTATTAGGAAAAAATCCTGTTGAAGTGGCTGATTATCCGGGCTTTGTGTCGAATCGCGTGCTGATGCCTATGATCAACGAGGCCATCTACTGTGTCTACGAAGGCGTGGCCGAGCCCGAAGATGTGGATCAAGTGATGAAACTTGGCATGGCACACCCGATGGGCCCACTGCGACTGGCCGATTTTATTGGCTTGGATGTGTGCCTGGATATCCTGAACGTCCTTCATGATGGATTTAAAGACCCCAAATATCGACCGTGTCCGCTATTAGTTAAGATGGTGGATGCCGGAAAGCTGGGCGATAAGTCCGGTGAAGGATTTTATAAGCATGACTAA
- a CDS encoding threonine/serine dehydratase, whose translation MNTIKIPTPRQIEQAREKLGESVRRTPVWEWKSDVKDKLLSKETNLFLKLELFQYAGSFKPRGALMNMLDLSEEQLKNGVTAVSAGNHAIAVAYAAKSLGTTAKVVMPKTANNFRVEKCKSHGATVELVDDVHEAFHRVKEIEKEENRAFIHPFEGEQTALGTATVGLEFAQDVPELDAVIVPIGGGGLCAGIAAAIKQMVSDCKVYGVEPVGADSMSKSRVAGEPVEIDEVDTIADSLGAPHAAPYSFGLCQRFVDEVVTVTDLKMAQIMRVMFEELKLAVEPAGASALAAATGPLADQVIGKNVGIIVCGTNIDPQSFFSILEKTK comes from the coding sequence ATGAATACAATAAAAATTCCTACGCCCCGACAAATTGAACAGGCCAGAGAGAAGTTGGGAGAGAGCGTCCGACGAACGCCTGTTTGGGAGTGGAAAAGTGATGTTAAGGATAAGCTGCTAAGTAAAGAAACGAATCTGTTTTTAAAGTTGGAGCTCTTTCAATATGCCGGCAGCTTCAAACCGCGCGGTGCGCTGATGAATATGCTGGATCTTTCTGAGGAGCAGCTTAAAAATGGTGTTACTGCTGTTAGTGCGGGTAACCATGCTATAGCAGTGGCGTATGCAGCTAAGTCGCTTGGTACGACCGCCAAAGTGGTGATGCCGAAAACGGCTAATAATTTCCGGGTGGAAAAGTGTAAATCACATGGTGCTACAGTAGAGCTGGTGGATGACGTGCATGAGGCCTTCCATCGCGTGAAAGAAATCGAAAAAGAAGAAAACCGTGCCTTTATTCACCCGTTTGAAGGCGAACAAACAGCGTTGGGAACGGCAACCGTTGGGCTTGAATTTGCACAGGATGTCCCCGAACTGGATGCTGTAATTGTTCCCATTGGCGGCGGTGGATTATGTGCCGGTATTGCTGCAGCGATTAAACAGATGGTTTCTGATTGTAAGGTTTATGGCGTAGAGCCGGTGGGGGCCGACAGCATGAGTAAGAGTCGTGTAGCCGGTGAACCCGTGGAAATTGATGAGGTTGATACCATCGCTGATAGTCTGGGCGCTCCCCATGCCGCTCCCTATAGCTTTGGGTTGTGCCAGCGTTTTGTGGACGAGGTGGTGACGGTTACGGATCTGAAAATGGCGCAGATAATGCGTGTGATGTTTGAGGAGTTAAAGCTGGCCGTTGAGCCTGCGGGAGCTTCGGCGCTCGCTGCTGCTACGGGTCCGCTGGCCGACCAGGTTATTGGTAAGAATGTGGGGATCATTGTCTGCGGCACCAATATTGATCCTCAAAGTTTCTTCAGCATTTTGGAAAAAACAAAATGA
- a CDS encoding penicillin acylase family protein, with protein sequence MNKFVRIALFLLILIVGITGLAIYWTFYRPLPDYQTTQTHDTIQQQVDIHWDTHGVPHIYADNKNDLYYSLGYAHAQDRLWQMTLSQMAAEGRFAEFLGKDLISYDKLQRTLGFWRIAQDIKPTLSDSTLKLLKAYSAGVNSYIQNNPKSLPIQFSLADMDPITWTPTHSIALARMMAWELNLAWKSELNYAYFSQTLSDKKFAQLLPDNRFIASASSADSNWAQTLMPLLETNEQLNKILGREGSHVGSNAWAVSGEKSTTEAPLLAGDPHLGLSMPGKWYEAHLNVNGKNLSGATLAGAPIVILGQNDHLAWSLTNIMLDDTDFFEEAINPDNPNQYVIDSLANEAIYEEFETQKEVIKVKGANDTLFTRKVTNHGPIISDVYPDQQYIDNRAISMQWTGYEVTNEIEALLTMNWAQSFEEFQEGAYNFKVPGQNFIYADKAGNIAQLSMANIPIRDENPILLREGWNSEHDWQGFVPDDQLPTIINPDRGWVANANTSPTGSNYPYYISAYWEPDSRINRIEGYLTSDEQLSPQTFQQMQNDTYSQFSRELSQIILPILKESEDSEFGTAISYLENWDYTYDRSETAASIMDVFLIHLAKNTFVDEMGEEAYQRYVRFSSMPIRALTRFLQNGSTFFDNIETEDKVETRNDIILKSMAEAITYLRSNFGEEPFEWRWEQLHTITFKPELFGEAANNPNAPTSLKLIVNNLLSNGPHPVNGHDMSINNGEYSWNNPYEMILGPSIRRIIDFSDLSKSWSINSTGQSGNPISQYYGDQTESWLTGQYKFIYQDSTFFDENQFNTMTFIPE encoded by the coding sequence ATGAATAAATTTGTACGTATTGCCCTTTTTCTGCTGATTTTAATTGTTGGCATCACTGGATTAGCCATTTACTGGACATTCTACCGGCCCCTTCCCGATTACCAAACTACTCAAACGCATGATACGATTCAGCAACAAGTTGATATCCACTGGGATACCCATGGCGTTCCACATATTTACGCTGATAACAAGAACGACCTTTACTACAGTCTGGGATATGCCCACGCCCAGGATCGCCTCTGGCAGATGACGCTGAGTCAGATGGCAGCAGAAGGACGCTTTGCAGAATTTTTGGGGAAAGACCTTATTTCTTATGACAAATTACAACGTACCTTAGGATTTTGGCGTATCGCCCAGGATATTAAACCCACCCTTTCCGATTCAACGCTAAAATTACTGAAGGCCTATTCAGCGGGCGTAAACTCTTACATCCAAAATAACCCCAAGAGCTTACCCATTCAGTTTTCGCTTGCCGATATGGATCCCATTACATGGACCCCCACTCATTCTATTGCCCTGGCTCGCATGATGGCCTGGGAGTTGAACCTTGCCTGGAAATCGGAACTCAACTACGCCTATTTCTCCCAGACGCTTTCTGATAAAAAATTTGCCCAACTACTACCTGACAACCGCTTTATTGCGTCTGCCTCAAGTGCCGATTCCAACTGGGCGCAGACGTTGATGCCCCTGCTCGAAACGAACGAACAGCTGAATAAAATACTGGGTCGGGAGGGGTCGCATGTGGGAAGTAACGCTTGGGCAGTAAGTGGAGAAAAATCCACCACAGAGGCACCTTTACTGGCAGGAGATCCACACCTTGGATTAAGCATGCCCGGCAAGTGGTATGAGGCGCACCTGAATGTGAACGGGAAAAATCTATCGGGTGCAACACTGGCCGGCGCTCCCATCGTTATATTGGGTCAAAATGATCACCTTGCCTGGTCGCTCACCAATATTATGCTCGATGATACCGATTTCTTTGAAGAAGCGATAAACCCCGATAATCCCAACCAATACGTTATTGATTCGCTGGCCAACGAAGCTATTTATGAAGAGTTTGAAACCCAAAAAGAGGTTATCAAAGTTAAGGGTGCCAACGATACACTGTTCACACGAAAAGTCACTAACCATGGCCCTATTATTTCGGATGTATATCCCGACCAGCAGTATATCGATAATCGCGCTATTTCAATGCAATGGACCGGGTATGAGGTGACAAACGAGATTGAAGCACTATTGACGATGAACTGGGCCCAATCGTTTGAGGAATTTCAAGAAGGCGCCTATAACTTTAAAGTGCCCGGACAAAATTTCATCTATGCCGATAAAGCCGGAAATATTGCCCAGCTCTCGATGGCAAATATTCCCATTCGAGATGAAAACCCAATTTTACTTCGCGAGGGCTGGAACAGTGAACACGACTGGCAGGGCTTCGTCCCCGACGATCAACTTCCCACCATCATCAATCCTGACCGTGGCTGGGTTGCCAATGCCAATACATCTCCCACTGGCAGTAACTATCCCTACTATATTTCGGCCTATTGGGAACCGGACTCTCGTATCAATAGAATAGAGGGGTACCTGACCAGTGATGAACAACTTTCGCCCCAAACATTTCAGCAGATGCAAAACGATACCTACTCCCAGTTCTCCCGGGAACTCTCCCAAATTATTTTGCCCATCCTCAAAGAAAGTGAGGACTCAGAATTTGGGACCGCCATCTCATATTTAGAAAATTGGGACTATACTTATGATCGCTCAGAAACGGCGGCCTCTATTATGGATGTCTTTTTAATTCATTTGGCTAAAAACACCTTTGTTGATGAAATGGGTGAAGAAGCCTACCAGCGGTATGTACGGTTTTCATCTATGCCCATACGAGCACTTACACGTTTCTTGCAAAACGGAAGTACATTTTTTGACAATATAGAAACAGAAGACAAGGTTGAAACACGGAATGATATCATCCTAAAAAGTATGGCGGAGGCTATTACCTACCTTCGGTCGAACTTTGGCGAAGAGCCTTTTGAATGGCGCTGGGAGCAACTCCACACCATCACTTTTAAACCCGAACTTTTTGGAGAAGCAGCTAACAATCCCAATGCACCTACTTCGTTAAAACTGATTGTAAATAATTTATTGAGTAACGGTCCCCACCCAGTTAATGGACATGATATGAGCATCAATAATGGAGAATATAGCTGGAATAACCCTTACGAAATGATTTTGGGACCATCCATCCGCCGCATCATTGACTTCTCTGATCTCAGTAAAAGCTGGTCCATTAATTCCACGGGACAGTCGGGCAACCCTATTTCGCAATACTACGGGGATCAAACTGAAAGCTGGCTCACCGGGCAATATAAATTTATCTATCAGGATAGTACGTTTTTTGATGAAAACCAGTTTAATACGATGACCTTTATTCCAGAATAG